The following are from one region of the Sandaracinus amylolyticus genome:
- a CDS encoding MBL fold metallo-hydrolase, whose amino-acid sequence MTRRRLWSILGNSQRLDGGAMFGNAPRPVWERWIAPDERHRIPLACRAMLVEETHDDGRVRRVLFETGIGAFFSPKLRDRYGVVESEHVLLESLARAGTTHDQFDVVVLSHLHFDHAGGLLAAYEEGQPPRLLFPNATFVVGREAWERAKHPHPRDRASFVPELIALLEASGRLEIADGDRSRALGPDYVLHRSEGHTPGLVLAEVPSDAGPIVFAADLIPGRPWVHLPITMGYDRWPEKLIDEKEALLRDLVARGGRLFFTHDPETAMGRVTRDDAGRYGVGEIWSAPAALPI is encoded by the coding sequence ATGACTCGCCGCCGCCTCTGGTCGATCCTCGGCAACTCGCAGCGCCTCGATGGAGGCGCGATGTTCGGCAACGCACCGCGCCCGGTGTGGGAGCGCTGGATCGCGCCCGACGAGCGTCACCGCATTCCGCTCGCGTGCCGCGCGATGCTGGTCGAGGAGACGCACGACGACGGGCGCGTCCGGCGCGTGCTCTTCGAGACCGGGATCGGCGCGTTCTTCTCGCCCAAGCTCCGCGATCGCTACGGCGTGGTCGAGAGCGAGCACGTCCTGCTCGAGAGCCTCGCGCGCGCGGGCACCACGCACGACCAGTTCGACGTCGTCGTGCTCTCGCATCTGCACTTCGATCACGCGGGCGGCCTGCTCGCCGCGTACGAAGAAGGCCAGCCGCCGCGCCTGCTCTTCCCGAACGCGACGTTCGTGGTCGGCCGCGAGGCGTGGGAGCGCGCGAAGCATCCGCATCCGCGCGATCGCGCGTCGTTCGTGCCCGAGCTGATCGCGCTGCTCGAGGCGAGCGGGCGGCTCGAGATCGCCGACGGAGATCGCTCGCGCGCGCTCGGGCCGGACTACGTGCTGCACCGCTCCGAGGGCCACACGCCGGGCCTCGTGCTCGCCGAGGTGCCGAGCGATGCCGGCCCGATCGTGTTCGCCGCCGATCTCATCCCGGGCCGCCCCTGGGTGCACCTGCCGATCACGATGGGCTACGACCGCTGGCCCGAGAAGCTGATCGACGAGAAGGAGGCGCTCCTCCGCGACCTCGTCGCGCGCGGAGGGCGCCTCTTCTTCACCCACGACCCCGAGACCGCGATGGGCCGCGTCACGCGCGACGACGCGGGCCGCTACGGCGTCGGCGAGATCTGGAGCGCGCCGGCCGCGCTCCCGATCTGA
- a CDS encoding matrixin family metalloprotease, whose translation MVRTDVLFAAALLVTFALGPTEARAWCQMTTGGRRPGPGETCVIATPPDSFPLAWRRRCTSMSLSTFGSSTLSPGEVADVLRGAITTWEGVRCDGQPTGLHVEVLAEPNECETASHLTGDRNVHSVIFVQDGWVEERMHDARAFAVTLVWHDPQSGEIWDADMEINEQRGPFVVCPAEGCNDGEVDLPNVITHEMGHYFGLAHTPDDALATMWASAEPAETLKRDLQPDDVAGLCAIYPPGTLPEECDPTPRGGLGLNCQREEGCSCSVPGLPGRGSAAGAMGAIAIVAMMVAARRRRQ comes from the coding sequence ATGGTGCGCACTGACGTCCTGTTCGCTGCGGCGCTGCTCGTGACGTTCGCCCTCGGCCCGACCGAGGCGCGCGCATGGTGCCAGATGACGACCGGCGGTCGTCGCCCCGGGCCCGGCGAGACCTGCGTGATCGCGACGCCACCGGACTCGTTCCCGCTCGCGTGGCGGCGCCGCTGCACCTCGATGTCGCTGAGCACGTTCGGCAGCTCGACGCTCTCGCCCGGCGAAGTGGCGGACGTGCTGCGCGGCGCGATCACGACGTGGGAGGGCGTGCGGTGCGACGGCCAGCCGACCGGCCTGCACGTCGAGGTGCTCGCCGAGCCGAACGAGTGCGAGACGGCGTCGCACCTCACCGGCGATCGCAACGTGCACTCGGTGATCTTCGTCCAGGACGGCTGGGTCGAGGAGCGCATGCACGACGCGCGGGCGTTCGCGGTCACGCTCGTGTGGCACGACCCGCAGAGCGGTGAGATCTGGGACGCCGACATGGAGATCAACGAGCAGCGCGGCCCCTTCGTCGTGTGCCCGGCCGAGGGCTGCAACGACGGCGAGGTCGATCTGCCGAACGTCATCACGCACGAGATGGGTCACTACTTCGGCCTCGCGCACACGCCGGACGACGCGCTCGCGACGATGTGGGCGTCGGCCGAGCCCGCGGAGACGCTCAAGCGAGATCTGCAGCCCGACGACGTCGCCGGGCTCTGCGCGATCTATCCGCCGGGCACGCTCCCCGAGGAGTGCGACCCGACGCCGCGCGGCGGGCTCGGACTGAATTGCCAGCGCGAAGAGGGCTGCAGCTGCAGCGTGCCCGGCCTGCCGGGACGCGGGAGCGCGGCCGGCGCGATGGGTGCGATCGCGATCGTCGCGATGATGGTCGCGGCGCGTCGCCGGCGGCAGTGA
- a CDS encoding carotenoid oxygenase family protein produces MSLGPHPDPVFRQAQAQGLTHVYHGEINDRVARYVASAPLPAELSGRVLFTVFPYEAVFDEHTARFAHPHMLTAPGRVLAIDLDPDGAGEHRLTLRALDVQSQHLRAIAPQATVRTDFAEVSWLGLANLANTTPVPTFEIGSGGRRLVVSYDAGRPTEIDPRGLCHVSPIGSARDYESAVGSSFSPMIMTSGHPVYDPAFDSGRPALLFTNVVPRVLDFVTPFSQRIVRGELFVTSWDGSSRGPARPIRVYVDGDPVTMEQASAHQICLTKDHLLVFNANLVLNTSALAEPILGLLTEEVRRKLPSFARPALDAMWRPIEKFLRAPVPGTACDLYIIPKEALRRALDDDESRRVDAMRVRLPGELSHAIADWDDSSGHITFYAQHNIGADPADQIHENDELATGDRVDDRYRGLFTHATDLNQVRKHVVHVTSSTATLLSTTSFPDPASPSAFKYGVNLLPPCQPLPYELAGGTSAASSLATQLRTQTHTYWIAGGYLPEIMAVRTFDDFRAARTPSQRLIPEAQFLSKLVDPANTTQLFRLDADLNLESAHSFPPGWLMSAPIYVPRAGGTTTKDGWLVGCVTAPTHPHAEIWIFDAQQSLATGPIAKLTPAPDEIGLRPGFPLHGSWIDRQGIEGWERPDLRAAIVDLPRYVKVVETAVMAGGFARRALSQLLTG; encoded by the coding sequence ATGTCGCTCGGCCCGCACCCGGACCCAGTCTTCCGCCAAGCCCAGGCGCAGGGTCTCACCCACGTCTATCACGGTGAGATCAACGACCGCGTCGCGCGCTACGTCGCGAGCGCGCCCTTGCCGGCCGAGCTGTCGGGCCGCGTGCTCTTCACGGTCTTTCCGTACGAGGCCGTGTTCGACGAGCACACCGCGCGCTTCGCGCATCCACACATGCTCACTGCGCCGGGTCGCGTGCTCGCGATCGATCTCGATCCCGACGGCGCCGGAGAGCATCGCCTCACGCTGCGCGCGCTCGACGTGCAGTCGCAGCACCTGCGTGCGATCGCGCCGCAGGCCACCGTGCGCACCGACTTCGCGGAGGTGAGCTGGCTCGGCCTCGCGAACCTCGCGAACACCACGCCGGTCCCCACGTTCGAGATCGGCAGCGGCGGACGTCGCCTCGTCGTCTCGTACGACGCCGGTCGTCCCACCGAGATCGATCCGCGCGGGCTCTGTCACGTCAGCCCGATCGGCAGCGCGCGCGACTACGAGTCCGCGGTGGGCAGCTCGTTCTCGCCGATGATCATGACGAGCGGCCATCCCGTGTACGACCCCGCGTTCGACTCGGGCCGTCCCGCGCTGCTCTTCACCAACGTCGTTCCGCGCGTGCTCGACTTCGTCACGCCGTTCTCGCAGCGCATCGTGCGCGGCGAGCTCTTCGTGACCTCGTGGGACGGCAGCTCGCGCGGCCCGGCGCGCCCGATCCGCGTCTACGTCGACGGCGATCCCGTGACGATGGAGCAGGCCTCGGCACACCAGATCTGTCTCACCAAGGATCATCTCCTCGTCTTCAACGCGAACCTCGTGCTCAACACGTCGGCGCTCGCGGAGCCGATCCTCGGGCTGCTCACCGAGGAGGTGCGGCGCAAGCTCCCGTCGTTCGCGCGGCCCGCGCTCGACGCGATGTGGCGGCCGATCGAGAAGTTCCTGCGCGCGCCCGTGCCCGGCACCGCGTGCGACCTCTACATCATCCCGAAGGAAGCGCTGCGCCGCGCGCTCGACGACGACGAGAGCCGCCGCGTCGATGCGATGCGGGTGCGCCTGCCCGGCGAGCTCAGCCACGCGATCGCCGACTGGGACGACTCGAGCGGGCACATCACGTTCTACGCGCAGCACAACATCGGCGCCGATCCCGCGGATCAGATCCACGAGAACGACGAGCTCGCGACCGGCGATCGCGTCGACGATCGTTATCGCGGGCTCTTCACGCACGCGACCGATCTGAACCAGGTGCGCAAGCACGTGGTGCACGTGACCTCGAGCACCGCGACGTTGCTCTCGACGACGTCGTTCCCCGATCCTGCGAGCCCGAGCGCGTTCAAGTACGGCGTGAACCTGCTCCCGCCGTGTCAGCCGCTGCCCTACGAGCTCGCGGGCGGGACGAGCGCAGCGAGCAGCCTCGCGACGCAGCTCCGCACGCAGACGCACACGTACTGGATCGCCGGCGGGTACCTCCCCGAGATCATGGCGGTGCGCACGTTCGACGACTTCCGCGCGGCGCGCACGCCGAGCCAGCGGTTGATCCCGGAGGCGCAGTTCCTCTCGAAGCTCGTCGATCCCGCGAACACGACGCAGCTCTTCCGGCTCGACGCGGATCTGAATCTCGAGAGCGCGCACTCGTTCCCGCCGGGATGGCTGATGAGCGCGCCGATCTACGTGCCGCGCGCGGGCGGGACGACCACGAAGGACGGATGGCTCGTCGGCTGCGTGACGGCCCCGACGCACCCGCACGCCGAGATCTGGATCTTCGACGCACAGCAGTCGCTCGCCACGGGACCGATCGCGAAGCTCACGCCCGCGCCCGACGAGATCGGCCTGCGTCCCGGCTTTCCGCTGCACGGGTCGTGGATCGATCGCCAGGGGATCGAGGGCTGGGAGCGCCCCGACCTGCGCGCCGCGATCGTCGACCTGCCTCGCTACGTGAAGGTCGTCGAGACCGCGGTGATGGCCGGAGGCTTCGCCCGCCGCGCGCTGTCGCAGCTCCTCACGGGATGA
- a CDS encoding STAS/SEC14 domain-containing protein encodes MTLSVSTSGPFIDVVVTNALEPADLAALVDAIERARRMGPFVVLTDTLAMSSVSPQVASDFADALKRMPPLKDVWIGDAVVVSSAVARFVLSRLIIVAPLPTEVKVFDSRAPARQWLASVLDRNGVRVPSSLRGLENTSKTA; translated from the coding sequence ATGACCCTGAGTGTCTCGACCAGTGGGCCATTCATCGACGTCGTGGTCACGAATGCGCTCGAGCCGGCGGATCTCGCTGCGCTGGTGGATGCGATCGAGAGGGCCCGTCGGATGGGGCCTTTCGTCGTGCTCACCGACACGCTCGCGATGAGCTCGGTGTCGCCTCAGGTCGCATCGGACTTCGCGGACGCGCTGAAGCGGATGCCGCCGCTGAAAGACGTATGGATCGGTGATGCGGTGGTCGTCAGCTCGGCAGTCGCGCGATTCGTGCTCTCGCGCCTGATCATCGTCGCTCCGCTCCCGACCGAGGTGAAGGTCTTCGACTCCCGCGCTCCGGCGCGGCAGTGGCTCGCATCGGTGCTCGACCGCAACGGCGTGCGTGTCCCGAGCTCGCTCAGGGGGCTCGAGAACACCTCCAAGACCGCATGA
- a CDS encoding terpene synthase family protein → MRAIGSDLVVLPEPEAELYGRDESPRFRLRAPAHWRSPIAINPHAREAERVVIRWLEHLGCTNDEIHRARQFDVAGYVGIPFPRVSCETTIRIAKHLSLWLLWDDVHVESLEHGWRIEPAHVLESRRPEGLTRFDEGWWELFSELAARRSARWLRDLCDAMIAWSDSARAEAIAIDAWHRTGVLPTFEEQLETRIVTIGMYPTLHLLEDALDHELPRELHEDPVVAQLARTSGEIVGLGNEIFSFGKDFALGRLNLVSTLMHEADLSGGEALEEIVRMHDRALERYDRLAASLGSWGAAEDPWVARWLEDIRHASLGFSLWEARAPRYAAHKVVVHGLVVEPSFVTVEDADIGRRFG, encoded by the coding sequence ATGCGCGCGATCGGATCCGATCTGGTGGTCCTTCCCGAGCCGGAGGCCGAGCTCTACGGGCGCGACGAATCGCCGCGATTTCGACTACGAGCTCCCGCGCATTGGCGATCACCGATTGCCATCAACCCGCATGCGCGAGAGGCGGAGCGAGTCGTGATTCGATGGCTCGAGCATCTCGGATGCACGAACGACGAAATCCATCGAGCGCGCCAGTTCGACGTCGCGGGTTACGTCGGAATTCCCTTCCCGCGCGTCTCGTGCGAGACGACGATCCGAATCGCAAAACATCTCTCGCTGTGGTTGCTCTGGGACGACGTTCACGTCGAGTCACTGGAGCACGGTTGGCGGATCGAGCCCGCGCACGTGCTCGAGTCCCGACGTCCCGAAGGGCTCACGCGCTTCGACGAAGGCTGGTGGGAGCTCTTCTCGGAGCTCGCCGCGCGGCGGAGCGCGCGTTGGCTGCGAGACCTGTGCGACGCGATGATCGCGTGGAGCGACTCGGCACGAGCGGAGGCGATCGCCATCGATGCGTGGCACCGGACCGGCGTGCTCCCGACGTTCGAAGAGCAGCTCGAGACGCGCATCGTCACGATCGGCATGTACCCGACGCTCCATCTGCTCGAGGACGCGCTCGATCACGAGCTCCCGCGCGAGCTCCACGAAGACCCGGTGGTGGCGCAGCTCGCGAGGACGTCCGGCGAGATCGTCGGGCTCGGCAACGAGATCTTCAGCTTCGGGAAGGACTTCGCGCTCGGGCGGCTCAATCTCGTCTCGACGCTCATGCACGAGGCCGATCTCTCGGGCGGCGAAGCGCTCGAGGAGATCGTGCGGATGCACGATCGCGCGCTCGAGAGATACGACCGGCTCGCAGCGTCCCTCGGCAGCTGGGGCGCGGCGGAAGATCCGTGGGTCGCGCGGTGGCTCGAGGACATCCGCCATGCGTCGCTCGGATTCAGCCTCTGGGAAGCGCGCGCTCCGCGTTACGCGGCGCACAAGGTCGTCGTGCACGGGCTCGTCGTCGAGCCGTCGTTCGTCACCGTGGAGGACGCCGACATCGGCAGGAGGTTCGGATGA